ATGTCCGGAAGGATCCCCGCTTCGTTCCCTTCAGCCGGGAACGATACCGTTCCGGCACGTTGCTCAGTGTCCCGATCCTCGGCAAGGAAAAGGTTCTCGGTGTGATTAACCTTTCCGATCCGGCCCAGGACGGTCCCTTCCGGGAGCAGGACCTCGAAATCCTTCAGGCGATGTCCCGCCAGGCGGCTATTGTGATCGAAAATGACCGGATGTACCAGGAGTTCAAGAACGGCCGGTGGATTCGTGAGATCTATGAGGAAGAACTGTCGCAGCGAGTCTCGAAAAAGGTTTTTCAGGAAGGACAGGTGCTTGAGAAGGTAGCGGGCGAATATCCGGTGACCATTCTTTCCGTTCATCTTCATGAAGCCGGGAGCTCCGCGGCCGTGGACAGTCTGGAAAGAATCCGCCTGATCGAACAGTGTTTTCAGGATTGTCGTCGAATTCTTGTCCGGCGCCGGGGGGATGTCGCCGGAGAGACGGGCGCCGGGATGATCGGACTTTTCGGTCTGCCTTTTCCGGACGCGAAGGATGCCTGGCAGTCGGTTCTTGCCGCGGTGGATCTGCTGAAATATTTTGCCGGGAAAAGTTCGAAAACCGGGACAGTGAGAGAAGAAGGTTTTGGGGTTTCCATCGGAATCTCCACGGGAAGGGTCCTTCTCCGGGAAAAGCAGGGAACGGTCCCCTATGCCGTTTTCGGAGAAACCTGGGAACGGGCCGTGACCCTGATGCATGCCGCCTCTCCGGGACAGATCCTGGTCGATGAGCCGACCCATGACCGGATTGAGGACGCCGTCAATGCCCTCCGCCTGGTTCTCCCCTACGGGATCAATAAACAGTTGACGGCCTTCGGGATCAAGGGGTTGAAAAAGGTGGTTGTTGCGGCGGAATCGGTTGAGATGTAGGAACAGTACCGGAGGCGGGAAGGATGTCATTATTCCCCGGTGGACGGAAAAAGAGACGATTTCCCCGGGTCAGTCCGGAGAAGGGCCGACCGATCCGGGTCGACATTAACGGAGTCGATTTTCTCGAGATCGTTTATGCCGACAATCTCAGTGAAGGGGGACTTTCCATTGTGGCTCCCCATGAGTTCAGGGGATGCAAAATCGACCAGCCCGTTTCGCTCATTATCTCCCTTCCGGAACCGGAAAAAGCAAACATCCTGGTTGCCGGGATCATTCGTTATATTTCCTACACCCGGAAGATCTTCGGCGTTGCCTTTGTGGACCTCAAAAAAGAAGACCGGAAGAAGATTCAGCGCTACGTTGAATATCGAATGAAGGGAGACTGACCTCTGTCCCGGAACCTTCATTCACTCTTATTTCCGGCGGTCTCAGGCGGGTGGTGGAACATTTATGACATTTTTTTGAGATTGTTTTTTGACAATACCCCTTGACAAGGATATATCGTTGTTTTAATATCCAATTTAACGTTCTTGGCGTGTTCTCGTTGGATCCCGGGGATATTCAAAGGCAGTACGTATAGAAACTGCGGTTCATATTATCAGAGTCTGAGATGCCTGAAACGATTATTCCTGCCGGCTATTTCCCCATTATCCTGTTCCTGATCCTTGCCTTGCTTTTCGGGGTAGTGACCCTCTTTTTCGGGTCATTGATTCGTCCGAACCGTCCTGGTATTGACAAACTCTCCCCCTATGAATGCGGCAACCCCCCCTTCATGGATTCCCGGTCCCGGATCTTCATCCGTTATTACCTGGTGGCCGTACTGTTTGTTCTCTTCGATCTGGAAGCGGTCTTTCTCTATCCCTGGGCCGTGGTCTATCACAAGATCGGCATGTACGGCCTTGTGGAGATGGTCCTCTTTATTGTGATTCTCCTTGTCGGCTATGCCTATGCCTGGCGGAAAGGGGCATTGGAATGGGATTGATTGAACATCGATTCAACGACAACTTTCTCACGACGACGGTGGACCAGGTGATCAACTGGGCCCGGAAGTCCTCCCTCTGGCCGGTGACCTTCGGGCTTGCCTGCTGTGCGATTGAAATGATGACGACCGGTTCCGCCCATTACGATCTCGACAGGATGGGAGTGATTTTCCGTGCTTCGCCGCGACAGTCCGATCTGATGATCGTTGCGGGGACCCTGACCTGGAAGATGGCCCATGTGCTGCGCAAGATCTATGACCAGATGCCGGAGCCGAAATATGTGATCTCCATGGGAAGCTGTGCCGCATCGGGCGGGGTCTTCAACACCTACAGTGTGGTCCAGGGGGTTGACCAGGTTGTTCCCGTGGACGTTTATGTCCCGGGTTGTCCGCCCCGCCCTGAAGCACTGATGTACGGGATCGTCAAACTGCAGGAGAAAATAGAAAAGGCGCGGTATATCCGGAAGGAACTATGAGCGAAATCCATCTGAGTCAGGACGAAGAAGCGATCATCGCCGCCTTGAAGGACCGGGTGGAGAAGTTGGAACCTGCCGTGGAGAAGATCTGCGGTCAGCTTTCCCTGGGGATCGAAGGAAAAGATCTCACGGCGGTCTGCAGGGTACTGAAAGAGCATCCGGCCATGCAGTTCGATTACCTGGCCGATCTCTGCGGCGTTGATTATCTCGGAAAACATGCCCGCCGTTTTCAGGTGGTCTATAATCTTTACTCTATTTCGCTGAATCACCGGGTCCGGATCAAGGTCGACCTGCAGGAAGGGGAGGCGATCGACTCGGTTACGAAGATCTGGAACACGGCGAACTGGCACGAGCGGGAGCTCTTCGACTTGTTCGGGATCGAGGTTTTAGGCCATCCCGATCTGAAAAGGATCCTCATGCCGGAAGGTTGGGAGGGGCATCCACTGCGGAAGGATTATCCCCTCCAGGGGAAGGGGCAGCGGGAGGATTTTTCCTTTATTCCGGAAAATGAACGGCCCCCGACGCGCAGGCCGAAGGTCCGGTCGGAGGAATGGTAGAAAAATTAAAAACAAAAAAATAAAATTATAAATCCAGGACCGTATTCCAGGTCGGAATCAATATTTCACAACTGAAAATCCAAAACGAAAAGCGGACGATTTGATTACCCAGGAACTGAAAATCAATATGGGACCGCAGCATCCCAGTACCCACGGGGTCTTGCGCCTGGTGCTCAATATCGATGGTGAAAAGGTCCGGAAAGCCGAGCCGCGGGTGGGGTATCTTCACCGGGGGATCGAGAAGCTTTCCGAGTACGGCTCCTACCAGCAGGTGATCACCCATATCGACCGCCTCGACTATATCTCGGCCATCACCAACGAGTTCGCCTATACCCGCACCGTGGAAAAACTTTTGGGGGTTCGTATCCCGGAACGGGCGGAATATGTCCGGACCATTGTGGCAGAGATGCAGCGCATTTCGTCGCACCTTCTCTGGCTGGCCACCCATGCCCTCGACATCGGTGCCATGACGGTCTTCCTCTATACCTTCCGGGAGCGGGAGACGATCCTCGACCTCTTTGAAGAATTGACCGGGGCGCGGCTGAACAACAACTATATGCGAATCGGCGGTGTGAGCCGGGATCTTTCTTCGTTCTTTATCGATACCCTGTACAAATTCTGCGACGAATTCCCCGCACATATCGAAGAGTACGATACCCTGATCCGGGAAAACCGGATCTGGCACAACCGGACCCGCGGGGTAGGGGTGATCTCCGCGGAAGAGGCGGTCAGCTACGGTCTCTCTGGTCCGACCCTTCGCGGTTCCGGCGTCAACTGGGATATCCGCAAGGCCGAACCCTACGGTGTCTATGACAAGGTGGAGTGGGAGGTTCCCCTCGGGGAGAACGGCGATGTCTATGACCGCTACTGGATCCGGGTGGAGGAACTCCATCAGAGTACGAAGATCATCCGTCAGTGTCTGGATCAGCTTCCCGAAGGGCCGATCCTGATCGACGACCCGAAGATCGTCTCCCCGACCAAAGAGAAGATGAACATGGAGATCGAATCCCTGATCCATCAATTCAAACTGATGACCGAAGGGTTCAGGGTCCCGGAAGGCGAGGTGTACTGCGCCACGGAAGTCCCGAAAGGGGAGCTGGGGTTCTATCTGGTCAGCGACGGGTCGTCCCGCCCCTATCGGCTGAAGATCCGGGCCCCCTCCTTCGTCCACCTGGGGGCCTTCGACCGGATGGTCCGGGGGGGATTTGTGGCGGATGTGATTGCCGTGATCGGGACGATTGATATTGTCCTGGGAGAGTGCGACCGGTAGATGGGTAAAGGCACAGGGGCGCGCACAGGGGCAGAGGCACAAAGTTTAAAGTTAAAACCAAAGGCGAAAGGCATTCACCGCAAAGACGCAAAGGTCGCAGAGAAAATCTAATATCGAAATCAAGGGAACAACAGATCATGCAAAGTACGGTCCCTGCAAAATTTTCCGAGGAGACACTGCTACGGATCAATGAGATCCTGGCGCGCTATGCGACGAAGCGGGCGGCGGCGCTG
The DNA window shown above is from Deltaproteobacteria bacterium and carries:
- a CDS encoding PilZ domain-containing protein — translated: MSLFPGGRKKRRFPRVSPEKGRPIRVDINGVDFLEIVYADNLSEGGLSIVAPHEFRGCKIDQPVSLIISLPEPEKANILVAGIIRYISYTRKIFGVAFVDLKKEDRKKIQRYVEYRMKGD
- a CDS encoding NADH-quinone oxidoreductase subunit A, with the translated sequence MPAGYFPIILFLILALLFGVVTLFFGSLIRPNRPGIDKLSPYECGNPPFMDSRSRIFIRYYLVAVLFVLFDLEAVFLYPWAVVYHKIGMYGLVEMVLFIVILLVGYAYAWRKGALEWD
- a CDS encoding NADH-quinone oxidoreductase subunit B, whose amino-acid sequence is MGLIEHRFNDNFLTTTVDQVINWARKSSLWPVTFGLACCAIEMMTTGSAHYDLDRMGVIFRASPRQSDLMIVAGTLTWKMAHVLRKIYDQMPEPKYVISMGSCAASGGVFNTYSVVQGVDQVVPVDVYVPGCPPRPEALMYGIVKLQEKIEKARYIRKEL
- a CDS encoding NADH-quinone oxidoreductase subunit C, yielding MSEIHLSQDEEAIIAALKDRVEKLEPAVEKICGQLSLGIEGKDLTAVCRVLKEHPAMQFDYLADLCGVDYLGKHARRFQVVYNLYSISLNHRVRIKVDLQEGEAIDSVTKIWNTANWHERELFDLFGIEVLGHPDLKRILMPEGWEGHPLRKDYPLQGKGQREDFSFIPENERPPTRRPKVRSEEW
- the nuoD gene encoding NADH dehydrogenase (quinone) subunit D, producing the protein MITQELKINMGPQHPSTHGVLRLVLNIDGEKVRKAEPRVGYLHRGIEKLSEYGSYQQVITHIDRLDYISAITNEFAYTRTVEKLLGVRIPERAEYVRTIVAEMQRISSHLLWLATHALDIGAMTVFLYTFRERETILDLFEELTGARLNNNYMRIGGVSRDLSSFFIDTLYKFCDEFPAHIEEYDTLIRENRIWHNRTRGVGVISAEEAVSYGLSGPTLRGSGVNWDIRKAEPYGVYDKVEWEVPLGENGDVYDRYWIRVEELHQSTKIIRQCLDQLPEGPILIDDPKIVSPTKEKMNMEIESLIHQFKLMTEGFRVPEGEVYCATEVPKGELGFYLVSDGSSRPYRLKIRAPSFVHLGAFDRMVRGGFVADVIAVIGTIDIVLGECDR